The genome window TGTTCTATTGCTGTTTCCTTGATAAGGACAATTTTAGGTTTTATTTATGTGGTTGGCCAACTTATTTAACATATTGTTCTTTCTTAACTAAGAGAACACTATCTGCAATAGAGATTAACATGGCCTTGTCTCTTACTGCTTTTTCATCATTGAAAAGATTGAAAAGTAGGATTTTTTAAAATGACAGGCATTTTTGCTTCTATTTAAGTTTATGTGTTTCATAATAATTTGTTGGAATATGCTCATTTTGCACTCTGGGACTTTGCCAATAGTCCACTTAACCCCCCAAACTGCAAAATGACCTTCAAAAGGAAGTAGGTAGGTTATGTATTTCATAATGGGGAAAGTGATCGGCTATTGCATGTTTCAGGGGTAGGTTATCTAGTTTTGTAGTTCAGGATTTAAGTAGGTTAAGTGGACTTTTAAAGAAATATAGGGGCATAAAATGGATAATTTAGGTATATTTGCATCGCTTTCCTGATAGGTTTAATCTTTGGAAGGACTTGTCCCTTTGGCGACTGGCTTCCCAATTGTGGCTGTTGTCTATTTGCACTCTGTAAACCGATATTTATGTTCCATACATTGATCTTTTATCTACTTATATCTCAGTGATCAAGAATTGATTCGGTGCTGACTGTGTGAGTTCTCTGTAATCAGAATGGAACGTCACCTTACTTTGGCGGCATTGTTGGCCGAGTTGCAAATAGAATCAAGGATGGAAAGTTCACTTTAAATGGGGTGCAGCATAATCTATCTAtcaacaaccaaccaaacactcttcatGGTAAGACATATTCGAAATGTTACAATTCATAAATGGATTATTCAGTTAATATATTCAGGCATGCAAGTATAAATAATTGCTCACTACAATCCTAGTACTAAACAACCGTAATCGATTGGGATGTAAGTGCATATGTGCATATGATCTTTGTTTTATGGCAAGGGCTATCTAAATCTTCATGTTATGTAGTTCGTAGAACCTTTTCAAATGGGATATCTTGTCAATAACGAGCTATTAATTGTAAGTAAGATGATAATTGCTACCACCCTtaacataaatttactaattGTTAATTCATGGTCCAACAATATTTTAGCTACCACATGACATGAGTTTGTGAGCTCAAATCACCAGTTTACACgtggacaattttttttacatctgCCTTTTTTGCAAACAAATGAATTATTTGTAGAAAGAAGTGAAATCTACGACCCTCAACTATGGCCTTAGTCTAACTTTCAACCCGTAACTCCAAAACCGTCTAAAACACAACACTTAAGACATCAAAACCGCTTGAAAAAAATTCCGACTCATTCTAAGGCGGTTTTTTCCCTGATGTGGCACCTAAGCCTCCAAATTTTAGTGACAGTGTATCACATGTCTGCCACATCACCCCTCTTCTACGTGTTTTGTAAGTAAGAAAATGCTTTTAGGATGGCGTGGATATTGATATGGATGCACCTGTGATGCCATGTCAGCGAAACATGTGCGCACTGATGCCATATTGCTAAACAGATGCGCATGGATGCCATGTCAGCCTAAACATGTGCGCATAGATATCATGTCAGCTAAACAAGTGGAACCTAAGTGTCCAAATTCATTGTTGCTCTCCCCTTTGAATAGAGAAGTCGTGTCCTACTCTTGGTAAGCTGCTGGAAGGACGGACAGTGTTTGCCCCGGCTGGAAGTAAGGACAGTGTTTGCAGTGCACATGCTGCACCCTGTGCCACCTCAGCTCCTACTTCTGCCTCCCTTCTGATAGCTTGTCCTTGACCTGTGGTGGAGGCCATGACTCTATCCCTTGATAACCCAATGTCAACAAGCACTGAGGAGAGGCAGATTCCATGGCAGCACCACAGTTGGCTGTGCCAACCCTATCAGCTCCCAACAGCGCTGCTGCAGCCCTTGGCAACGCCTCTGCAATGCAGCAAGCTTCGTGGCTGCCACAGAATCTCCGTAGCATCATTGTTGCCACATTATTCTTCGCCAGCGTCCTAACAAGCACTTGTAGTGTCGTGATAGGTTCTGGCAACATCGTGGCAGCCTTTGGCAAAACCACTGTGACAAAGACAAGCAGTGGCATGGTCGCTGTTGCAGGTGCCAGCAGATCTGCCATGATAGGAACTGGTAGGGCCATAGAAGGATTTTTAGCACTCCACAGTTGATGTGACAGGTGCTGAGAGTGTCAACTTTGTCAAGGGCGGCAGCACTAGTGCAACAACATGTAAGCATGATGCGGCTTCGATGGTGGCAAAACCTGGTTTTGTGGCAGCCCATGGCAAAAACACTCTCAAAACAGGCCTCAGAGGTGAAATGATCTGGCATTAAAACTTTAGAGGGTTAGATGGGCCAAATATATGGTTTTTTGGGGAATATAATAGACTTTTTCTTTGGTACTTCTATTTCTTGCCGAATGAATAATGAGTGGATCTTCTTTATAGAGCTAGGCATGACCTTTTctctagagtttctcaaatcaAAATACCATAACAAATCTCCTAACCAAATGGCTAACAAAATAgatatggaggcttatctctgaAGCCACTATGCCGTACCCTTATCCCTGGCTTCTGCACGTTACAACTTAGTGTCATGGGCTTGGCTTGCCCAACTAATCCCATTAGGGGGCTGGACACAATGAGTAAGTAGTCagtagcatgcatgcatatcttCATGGCTAGGTTAGTTAGATACATATCTATATATTTTGCTAGTTTGGGTACAATTCTTTAGCTGATTTATTGCATTGGGTATCCTTGTTGGGTAGCTGGCTATAAAAGCACGGACTCTCATTTCCTTGGGCAAGCAATAAGAATGAATCAATTGTCCCCCCTAAGGTTCTTCTTCCGAGTCATGGTCTCACTCCTAAGTCCTAGTCCAGCCATCACTGTCCGACCCTCCTTAGCTTAAGATGGAACGCTTTTTGAAGAAGATGATTAgggcaaaagaaaagaaggtaaCGGCAAAGCGTGCATCAACGCCAATGGAGTTAATCACAgagtttttttttggaattgggaagctttattaactctcatcgtAACATCAAGCGTAACATCAAGCAGATACAACCGCACAAGAGTTCCCCCGCCCGACCTCTGCATACCAAAGATGCACACAGCCAAAATACAATAGACACCAAAGACAAACGAAATAGAGCCAAATAAGTTGGAAACAGATCCCCTCAGCCATGGTTATAATACTTAAATTTGAGATGCTACCGACTGCGACAACCATGGTGTTGGCAGGATCTGCTGTGTCTCTGCCTGCTATTGAACTGTGGATTATTATTTGATGTTTTCTGTCATTTGTTCTCTTATTTCGACATATCTGATGTGTTAGGGACGCTTCCCAATCTCCAATTCagtagcatgcatgcatatagaaAAATAGATCTCTACAACAGTAATTGTTTGTGCTTCCCTATTCCATTGACTAAAGCCATGTAATACCATATCCAGGTGGATTTAAAGGGTTTGACAAAACCATCTGGGAAGTTGCTGAATACAGCAAAGGGGACAACCCCTCAATCACCTTCAAGTATTATAGTAAAGATGGAGAGGAAGGTACTGTGATTATTAATTTCTCTGGAAATATAACTGTATGAATATGTTAATATGATGAACACTAATATGGTGACAAACAGGTTACCCAGGTGATGTTTCCGTCACTGCCAGATATTCCCTTCTTCCAGGAATGACACTGAAGCTTGAGATGGAAGCTGTACCATTGAACAAGGCCACACCCATCAGTCTAGCACAGCACACCTATTGGAACTTGGCAGGCCACAGCTCAGGAGATGTGCTTTCACATTTAGTCCAGATATGGGGCTCTCAGATAACTCCGGTAGATCAAACCTCAATACCTACAGGCGAGTTCATGCCAGTTAGTGGCACCCCCTTTGATTTCTTGACTCCAAACAAGATTGGAAGCAGAATCAATCAGGTCCCTGGTGGTTATGATCACAACTACGTGCTTGACTCTGGTGAAGTGAGGTCAGGCTTGCGACGTGTGGCAAAAGTGATAGACCTGTCAAGCTGGAGGGTCCTAGACATTTGGGCGGATGCACCTGGAGTGCAATTCTACACTGGAAATTCTCTTCATGGCATTGTAGGCAAAGGTGGTGCAATCTATGGGAAGCATGCTGGCCTCTGCCTGGAGACGCAAGGTTTCCCAAATGCTGTTAATCAACCTAATTTTCCATCAGTTATTGTTCACCCTGGTGAGAAGTACCAGCATACGATGCTGTTTGTGTTCTCTACTGAGTGATGTGGATATACAccattttttttgtgttttctgCGTGTCATTAGTTACGAACTATGGTGCAGCAGTTGTTATATTGATTCCTGATAGAATGTAAGAAAATTAGGAGGAAAGATGCAAATCCTACTCAAAATAGTGGGTTCGGATCTCATTTGAACCTGACACTTGTGAGTTCGTGATAGTTCATTTAGGATTAGCAATTCTTGCATAGAGTATGAGGTATTCTAACTTCTCTTATTCTGTGAAGAAAAACTGAAGGAATATGAGGTATTCTAACATTCCATAACCACACAGAAAAGTAAATAATTTGGTGAATAATAAATGAATTTGTTCGGTCTAATTGCCTCGTCTACGAtaccttatttttcttttcagagTTATAACCATGAATCATTCATAGCTGGTTTTCTCCCTTGTATTCGTTGGTGAGATCCTATATTTGTGTTAAATTAAGCATCTGTCTGAAACATAGGGACTGTGTTTAGGCATATGTCTAGGCATCTCTATTTTAGACTCAGTCCATAAACCTTTCTCCATTGGTCATTTCATTATGTAATATTAAATATTGCTTTGTTGTTTTCTATGAACTGGGCGTTGAACTCATATCAACCTATTGTCATGCGTCTGAAAAAAAACTGTCGTAGTGCAGGAGGAATTAGACATTTCATTTGATAGATGGTAATTGATTTTCTGTAAGGTGTAGCAGAAAAAATTCTGCAGGCTGCGTACTGAAAGAATATTTCAATTTATGCCATCCACTAGAGGAAATATCATCTCTGATGATAATCCGAGTAAAATGGCAGTTCAAGCGAAGTCCTTTCTTAGATTCAGTTGAAGA of Phragmites australis chromosome 3, lpPhrAust1.1, whole genome shotgun sequence contains these proteins:
- the LOC133912794 gene encoding uncharacterized protein LOC133912794; the encoded protein is MEQLVGVHHHHHHHSYHQHSLSPRTPRTPTRPHPLLSSNRFRDHQIHPSPRILRVTPPFFLLLLAAVYLLASVTILSSPTPLLRSYRKGPKALLVQMPAPPASNASSSSPPAPELFELDNGRLRLRLTNVGAAVTSLLAPDKNGVLADVVLGFDSLDPYLNGTSPYFGGIVGRVANRIKDGKFTLNGVQHNLSINNQPNTLHGGFKGFDKTIWEVAEYSKGDNPSITFKYYSKDGEEGYPGDVSVTARYSLLPGMTLKLEMEAVPLNKATPISLAQHTYWNLAGHSSGDVLSHLVQIWGSQITPVDQTSIPTGEFMPVSGTPFDFLTPNKIGSRINQVPGGYDHNYVLDSGEVRSGLRRVAKVIDLSSWRVLDIWADAPGVQFYTGNSLHGIVGKGGAIYGKHAGLCLETQGFPNAVNQPNFPSVIVHPGEKYQHTMLFVFSTE